One stretch of Mycteria americana isolate JAX WOST 10 ecotype Jacksonville Zoo and Gardens chromosome 16, USCA_MyAme_1.0, whole genome shotgun sequence DNA includes these proteins:
- the ACOX1 gene encoding peroxisomal acyl-coenzyme A oxidase 1 isoform X4 — translation MAASGPWSQDNWHLRPNRNGTCFVHRGRPEPLDLHLGMFLPTLLTQATPEQQDRFFMPAWNLEIIGTYAQTEMGHGTHLRGLETTATYDPATQEFILNSPTVTSIKWWPGGLGKTSNHAIVLAQLYTQGQCKGLHAFIVPIRQLGTHEPLPGITVGDIGPKFGYDEMDNGYLKMDNFRIPRENMLMKYAQVEPDGTYVKPLSDKLTYGTMVFIRSLIVGDSARSLSRACTIAIRYSAVRHQSELKPGEPEPQILDYQTQQYKLFPLLATAYAFHFVGAYIKDTYRRVSGDINEGDLSELPELHALTAGLKAFTSWTASAGIEECRMACGGHGYSRCSGIPDIYVTFTPSCTYEGENTVMMLQTARFLAKSYTQVSSGQRVTGMVSYLNDLSRQRIQPQHVAARTVTVRINDPVSLVEAYKARAARLVEAAAKNLQAELNHRKSKEDAWNRTSVDLVRASEAHCHYVIVKLFTAKLSEISNAAVRAVMTELCLLYALYGISKNTGDFLQAGILTSAQVTQVNQHMKELLGIIRPNAVALVDSFDFHDVHLGSVLGRYDGNVYENMFEWAKKSPLNNTEVHESFHKHLKPMQAKL, via the exons ATGGCTGCCTCTGGTCCATGGAGTCAAGATAATTGGCACCTACGCCCAAACCGAAATGGGACATG CTTTGTTCATCGTGGACGGCCTGAGCCTCTGGACCTTCATCTGGGCATGTTCCTCCCCACCCTTCTCACCCAGGCAACCCCAGAGCAGCAGGATCGCTTCTTCATGCCTGCCTGGAACCTGGAGATCATTGGCACTTATGCCCAGACTGAAATGGGCCATG GAACTCATCTTCGGGGTCTAGAAACTACAGCTACTTATGACCCTGCTACCCAGGAGTTCATCCTCAACAGCCCCACTGTGACGTCAATTAAGTGGTGGCCAGGTGGAC TTGGAAAGACGTCGAACCATGCCATTGTTCTGGCTCAGCTCTACACTCAGGGCCAGTGCAAAGGGCTGCATGCCTTCATTGTTCCCATACGGCAGCTGGGCACCCATGAACCTTTGCCAg GTATTACGGTGGGTGACATTGGGCCAAAATTTGGTTATGATGAAATGGATAATGGCTACCTGAAAATGGACAACTTCAGAATTCCTCGGGAAAACATGCTGATGAAATATGCCCAG gttgAACCAGATGGCACCTATGTGAAACCACTTAGTGACAAGCTAACCTATGGGACCATGGTGTTCATCCGATCTCTCATTGTAGGCGATTCAGCTCGCTCCCTGTCCCGGGCTTGTACCATTGCCATCCGCTATAGTGCAGTGAGACACCAGTCTGAGCTAAAGCCAGG GGAACCAGAGCCCCAGATCTTGGATTATCAGACCCAACAATACAAACTGTTTCCTCTCCTGGCAACAGCGTATGCTTTTCACTTTGTGGGAGCCTACATAAAAGACACCTATCGCCGCGTTAGTGGAGACATCAATGAAGGGGATCTGAGTGAGCTGCCAGAG CTCCATGCACTGACAGCAGGGCTGAAGGCGTTCACTTCCTGGACTGCTAGTGCTGGTATTGAGGAATGTCGGATGGCATGTGGTGGGCATGGCTACTCTCGCTGCAGTGGCATTCCTGACATCTATGTCACATTCACCCCATCCTGCACCTATGAGGGAGAAAACACAGTCATGATGCTGCAGACAGCTAG GTTCCTTGCCAAAAGCTACACCCAAGTTAGTTCTGGGCAGCGGGTTACTGGCATGGTGTCCTACCTTAACGATCTGTCCAGGCAACGCATTCAGCCGCAGCATGTGGCTGCTAGGACTGTGACTGTGCGGATCAATGATCCAGTCAGCTTGGTAGAGGCCTATAAAGCACGTGCTGCCCG GCTTGTAGAAGCTGCAGCAAAGaatttgcaagctgaactgaaccACAGAAAGAGCAAGGAGGATGCCTGGAACAGAACTTCTGTTGATCTTGTGCGAGCATCTGAG GCACACTGTCACTATGTGATAGTGAAGCTTTTCACAGCAAAGCTGTCTGAGATCAGTAATGCAGCTGTCCGTGCTGTCATGACTGAGCTGTGTCTTCTGTATGCACTGTACGGGATCAGTAAGAACACAGGGGATTTCTTGCAG GCGGGTATTCTGACCAGTGCCCAAGTTACTCAAGTGAACCAGCATATGAAAGAGCTCTTAGGTATAATTCGTCCCAACGCAGTAGCGCTGGTAGACTCCTTTGACTTTCATGACGTTCATCTTGGATCTGTGCTTGGCCGATATGATGGCAACGTCTACGAGAACATGTTTGAGTGGGCAAAGAAATCCCCACTGAACAACACGGAG
- the ACOX1 gene encoding peroxisomal acyl-coenzyme A oxidase 1 isoform X1 has product MMNADLRRERAAATFQPELLTHVLDGGAERTRRRKEIEALVFNDPDFQHEDLNFLSRSQRYEQAVRKSALMVMKLREYGIADPEEIYWFKSFVHRGRPEPLDLHLGMFLPTLLTQATPEQQDRFFMPAWNLEIIGTYAQTEMGHGTHLRGLETTATYDPATQEFILNSPTVTSIKWWPGGLGKTSNHAIVLAQLYTQGQCKGLHAFIVPIRQLGTHEPLPGITVGDIGPKFGYDEMDNGYLKMDNFRIPRENMLMKYAQVEPDGTYVKPLSDKLTYGTMVFIRSLIVGDSARSLSRACTIAIRYSAVRHQSELKPGEPEPQILDYQTQQYKLFPLLATAYAFHFVGAYIKDTYRRVSGDINEGDLSELPELHALTAGLKAFTSWTASAGIEECRMACGGHGYSRCSGIPDIYVTFTPSCTYEGENTVMMLQTARFLAKSYTQVSSGQRVTGMVSYLNDLSRQRIQPQHVAARTVTVRINDPVSLVEAYKARAARLVEAAAKNLQAELNHRKSKEDAWNRTSVDLVRASEAHCHYVIVKLFTAKLSEISNAAVRAVMTELCLLYALYGISKNTGDFLQAGILTSAQVTQVNQHMKELLGIIRPNAVALVDSFDFHDVHLGSVLGRYDGNVYENMFEWAKKSPLNNTEVHESFHKHLKPMQAKL; this is encoded by the exons ATGATGAACGCGGACCTGCGGAGGGAGCGCGCCGCCGCCACCTTCCAGCCCGAGCTGCTCACCCACGTCCTGGATGGCGGCGCCGAGCGCACCCGCCGCCGCAAGGAGATCG AGGCCTTAGTTTTTAATGACCCTGACTTCCAGCACGAGGATTTGAACTTCCTATCCCGTAGCCAACGCTATGAGCAAGCCGTCAGGAAGAGCGCTCTGATGGTGATGAAGTTAAGAGAATATGGAATTGCAGACCCAGAGGAGATCTACTGGTTTAAAAG CTTTGTTCATCGTGGACGGCCTGAGCCTCTGGACCTTCATCTGGGCATGTTCCTCCCCACCCTTCTCACCCAGGCAACCCCAGAGCAGCAGGATCGCTTCTTCATGCCTGCCTGGAACCTGGAGATCATTGGCACTTATGCCCAGACTGAAATGGGCCATG GAACTCATCTTCGGGGTCTAGAAACTACAGCTACTTATGACCCTGCTACCCAGGAGTTCATCCTCAACAGCCCCACTGTGACGTCAATTAAGTGGTGGCCAGGTGGAC TTGGAAAGACGTCGAACCATGCCATTGTTCTGGCTCAGCTCTACACTCAGGGCCAGTGCAAAGGGCTGCATGCCTTCATTGTTCCCATACGGCAGCTGGGCACCCATGAACCTTTGCCAg GTATTACGGTGGGTGACATTGGGCCAAAATTTGGTTATGATGAAATGGATAATGGCTACCTGAAAATGGACAACTTCAGAATTCCTCGGGAAAACATGCTGATGAAATATGCCCAG gttgAACCAGATGGCACCTATGTGAAACCACTTAGTGACAAGCTAACCTATGGGACCATGGTGTTCATCCGATCTCTCATTGTAGGCGATTCAGCTCGCTCCCTGTCCCGGGCTTGTACCATTGCCATCCGCTATAGTGCAGTGAGACACCAGTCTGAGCTAAAGCCAGG GGAACCAGAGCCCCAGATCTTGGATTATCAGACCCAACAATACAAACTGTTTCCTCTCCTGGCAACAGCGTATGCTTTTCACTTTGTGGGAGCCTACATAAAAGACACCTATCGCCGCGTTAGTGGAGACATCAATGAAGGGGATCTGAGTGAGCTGCCAGAG CTCCATGCACTGACAGCAGGGCTGAAGGCGTTCACTTCCTGGACTGCTAGTGCTGGTATTGAGGAATGTCGGATGGCATGTGGTGGGCATGGCTACTCTCGCTGCAGTGGCATTCCTGACATCTATGTCACATTCACCCCATCCTGCACCTATGAGGGAGAAAACACAGTCATGATGCTGCAGACAGCTAG GTTCCTTGCCAAAAGCTACACCCAAGTTAGTTCTGGGCAGCGGGTTACTGGCATGGTGTCCTACCTTAACGATCTGTCCAGGCAACGCATTCAGCCGCAGCATGTGGCTGCTAGGACTGTGACTGTGCGGATCAATGATCCAGTCAGCTTGGTAGAGGCCTATAAAGCACGTGCTGCCCG GCTTGTAGAAGCTGCAGCAAAGaatttgcaagctgaactgaaccACAGAAAGAGCAAGGAGGATGCCTGGAACAGAACTTCTGTTGATCTTGTGCGAGCATCTGAG GCACACTGTCACTATGTGATAGTGAAGCTTTTCACAGCAAAGCTGTCTGAGATCAGTAATGCAGCTGTCCGTGCTGTCATGACTGAGCTGTGTCTTCTGTATGCACTGTACGGGATCAGTAAGAACACAGGGGATTTCTTGCAG GCGGGTATTCTGACCAGTGCCCAAGTTACTCAAGTGAACCAGCATATGAAAGAGCTCTTAGGTATAATTCGTCCCAACGCAGTAGCGCTGGTAGACTCCTTTGACTTTCATGACGTTCATCTTGGATCTGTGCTTGGCCGATATGATGGCAACGTCTACGAGAACATGTTTGAGTGGGCAAAGAAATCCCCACTGAACAACACGGAG
- the TEN1 gene encoding CST complex subunit TEN1: MLPSACVYYFPWEINSSIPEGEALRTFGRLCCYDLARSEAILTAQHSSAQYRVCVDTKFVEPFQAQLGSHYMVLGEAEHREGEGPVVKARILTCVEGMNVPLLEQAIQEQRKYFNERQERMGKSTS, encoded by the exons ATGCTGCCAAGTGCTTGTGTCTATTACTTCCCATGGGAGATCAACAGCTCAATCCCAGAGGGGGAGGCGCTGAGGACGTTTGGCAG GTTATGCTGTTACGACCTGGCCCGGTCTGAAGCCATTCTCACCgctcagcacagctcagctcagtACCGGGTCTGTGTCGACACCAAGTTTGTGGAGCCATTCCAAGCCCAGCTGGGATCTCACTACATGGTCCTGGGAGAGGCTGAACACAGGGAAG GTGAGGGTCCTGTGGTAAAGGCGCGAATATTGACCTGCGTGGAAGGGATGAATGTGCCCCTGCTGGAACAAGCCATACAGGAGCAGAGGAAATACTTCAACGAGAGGCAGGAGCGGATGGGAAAAAGCACGTCCTGA
- the CDK3 gene encoding cyclin-dependent kinase 3 gives MNSFQEVFQKVEKIGEGTYGVVYKARNKRTGQLVALKKIRLDSETEGVPSTAIREISLLKELKHPNIVRLLDVIHSQKKLYLVFEYLNQDLKKYMDSSRTGELPLSLVKNYLFQLLQGVSFCHSHRVIHRDLKPQNLLINEAGAIKLADFGLARAFGVPLRTYTHEVVTLWYRAPEILLGCKYYSTAVDIWSIGCIFAEMVTRKALFPGDSEIDQLFRIFRTLGTPTEATWPGVTQLPDYKGDFPRWARKEMKEIVPNLDRDGRDLLVQLLLYDPSRRISAKAALNHQYFFWRSPRSPEERHVLQRRCR, from the exons ATGAACAGCTTCCAGGAAGTGTTTCAGAAGGTGGAGAAGATCGGGGAGGGCACCTATGGCGTGGTGTACAAGGCTCGCAACAAGCGCACGGGGCAGCTGGTGGCCCTCAAGAAGATCCGCTTGGACTC ggagacagaggGTGTCCCCAGCACTGCAATCCGAGAAATCTCACTGCTGAAGGAGCTGAAGCACCCCAACATAGTCAG GCTCCTGGATGTCATACACAGCCAGAAGAAGCTCTATCTGGTATTTGAGTATCTGAATCAGGACCTGAAGAAATACATGGACTCATCCCGAACTGGAGAGCTTCCTTTAAGCTTGGTCAAG AACTaccttttccagctgctgcagggtgTGAGCTTCTGCCACTCGCACAGAGTCATCCACAGGGACTTGAAGCCGCAGAACTTGCTCATTAATGAAGCAGGAGCAATCAAGCTGGCTGATTTTGGACTGGCAAGAGCTTTCGGAGTCCCCCTGCGCACATACACTCATGAG GTGGTGACTCTGTGGTACCGAGCCCCTGAAATACTGCTGGGATGCAAATACTACTCAACTGCTGTGGATATCTGGAGCATCGGCTGCATCTTTGCAGAAATG gtGACCAGGAAGGCCCTGTTTCCAGGGGACTCTGAGATCGATCAGCTCTTCCGGATTTTTCGCACCCTGGGCACTCCCACCGAGGCGACCTGGCCTGGGGTGACCCAGCTGCCTGACTACAAGGGGGACTTTCCCCGGTGGGCAAGGAAGGAGATGAAGGAAATTGTTCCCAACTTAGATCGAGATGGTAGAGACTTACTGGTG caatTGCTCTTGTATGATCCCAGCAGGCGCATCTCAGCCAAGGCAGCCCTCAATCACCAGTACTTCTTCTGGAGAAGCCCTCGGAGCCCTGAAGAGCGACATGTGCTGCAGAGACGCTGCAGATGA
- the ACOX1 gene encoding peroxisomal acyl-coenzyme A oxidase 1 isoform X2, whose amino-acid sequence MMNADLRRERAAATFQPELLTHVLDGGAERTRRRKEIEALVFNDPDFQHEDLNFLSRSQRYEQAVRKSALMVMKLREYGIADPEEIYWFKRTCLGSFPEPFGLHFSMFQKTLETQTTDAQKEKWLPLVHGVKIIGTYAQTEMGHGTHLRGLETTATYDPATQEFILNSPTVTSIKWWPGGLGKTSNHAIVLAQLYTQGQCKGLHAFIVPIRQLGTHEPLPGITVGDIGPKFGYDEMDNGYLKMDNFRIPRENMLMKYAQVEPDGTYVKPLSDKLTYGTMVFIRSLIVGDSARSLSRACTIAIRYSAVRHQSELKPGEPEPQILDYQTQQYKLFPLLATAYAFHFVGAYIKDTYRRVSGDINEGDLSELPELHALTAGLKAFTSWTASAGIEECRMACGGHGYSRCSGIPDIYVTFTPSCTYEGENTVMMLQTARFLAKSYTQVSSGQRVTGMVSYLNDLSRQRIQPQHVAARTVTVRINDPVSLVEAYKARAARLVEAAAKNLQAELNHRKSKEDAWNRTSVDLVRASEAHCHYVIVKLFTAKLSEISNAAVRAVMTELCLLYALYGISKNTGDFLQAGILTSAQVTQVNQHMKELLGIIRPNAVALVDSFDFHDVHLGSVLGRYDGNVYENMFEWAKKSPLNNTEVHESFHKHLKPMQAKL is encoded by the exons ATGATGAACGCGGACCTGCGGAGGGAGCGCGCCGCCGCCACCTTCCAGCCCGAGCTGCTCACCCACGTCCTGGATGGCGGCGCCGAGCGCACCCGCCGCCGCAAGGAGATCG AGGCCTTAGTTTTTAATGACCCTGACTTCCAGCACGAGGATTTGAACTTCCTATCCCGTAGCCAACGCTATGAGCAAGCCGTCAGGAAGAGCGCTCTGATGGTGATGAAGTTAAGAGAATATGGAATTGCAGACCCAGAGGAGATCTACTGGTTTAAAAG AACATGCTTGGGCAGTTTTCCTGAACCTTTTGGTCTCCACTTCAGCATGTTTCAAAAAACCTTAGAGACCCAAACGACTGATGCTCAGAAGGAGAAATGGCTGCCTCTGGTCCATGGAGTCAAGATAATTGGCACCTACGCCCAAACCGAAATGGGACATG GAACTCATCTTCGGGGTCTAGAAACTACAGCTACTTATGACCCTGCTACCCAGGAGTTCATCCTCAACAGCCCCACTGTGACGTCAATTAAGTGGTGGCCAGGTGGAC TTGGAAAGACGTCGAACCATGCCATTGTTCTGGCTCAGCTCTACACTCAGGGCCAGTGCAAAGGGCTGCATGCCTTCATTGTTCCCATACGGCAGCTGGGCACCCATGAACCTTTGCCAg GTATTACGGTGGGTGACATTGGGCCAAAATTTGGTTATGATGAAATGGATAATGGCTACCTGAAAATGGACAACTTCAGAATTCCTCGGGAAAACATGCTGATGAAATATGCCCAG gttgAACCAGATGGCACCTATGTGAAACCACTTAGTGACAAGCTAACCTATGGGACCATGGTGTTCATCCGATCTCTCATTGTAGGCGATTCAGCTCGCTCCCTGTCCCGGGCTTGTACCATTGCCATCCGCTATAGTGCAGTGAGACACCAGTCTGAGCTAAAGCCAGG GGAACCAGAGCCCCAGATCTTGGATTATCAGACCCAACAATACAAACTGTTTCCTCTCCTGGCAACAGCGTATGCTTTTCACTTTGTGGGAGCCTACATAAAAGACACCTATCGCCGCGTTAGTGGAGACATCAATGAAGGGGATCTGAGTGAGCTGCCAGAG CTCCATGCACTGACAGCAGGGCTGAAGGCGTTCACTTCCTGGACTGCTAGTGCTGGTATTGAGGAATGTCGGATGGCATGTGGTGGGCATGGCTACTCTCGCTGCAGTGGCATTCCTGACATCTATGTCACATTCACCCCATCCTGCACCTATGAGGGAGAAAACACAGTCATGATGCTGCAGACAGCTAG GTTCCTTGCCAAAAGCTACACCCAAGTTAGTTCTGGGCAGCGGGTTACTGGCATGGTGTCCTACCTTAACGATCTGTCCAGGCAACGCATTCAGCCGCAGCATGTGGCTGCTAGGACTGTGACTGTGCGGATCAATGATCCAGTCAGCTTGGTAGAGGCCTATAAAGCACGTGCTGCCCG GCTTGTAGAAGCTGCAGCAAAGaatttgcaagctgaactgaaccACAGAAAGAGCAAGGAGGATGCCTGGAACAGAACTTCTGTTGATCTTGTGCGAGCATCTGAG GCACACTGTCACTATGTGATAGTGAAGCTTTTCACAGCAAAGCTGTCTGAGATCAGTAATGCAGCTGTCCGTGCTGTCATGACTGAGCTGTGTCTTCTGTATGCACTGTACGGGATCAGTAAGAACACAGGGGATTTCTTGCAG GCGGGTATTCTGACCAGTGCCCAAGTTACTCAAGTGAACCAGCATATGAAAGAGCTCTTAGGTATAATTCGTCCCAACGCAGTAGCGCTGGTAGACTCCTTTGACTTTCATGACGTTCATCTTGGATCTGTGCTTGGCCGATATGATGGCAACGTCTACGAGAACATGTTTGAGTGGGCAAAGAAATCCCCACTGAACAACACGGAG
- the ACOX1 gene encoding peroxisomal acyl-coenzyme A oxidase 1 isoform X3, translating to MMNADLRRERAAATFQPELLTHVLDGGAERTRRRKEIEALVFNDPDFQHEDLNFLSRSQRYEQAVRKSALMVMKLREYGIADPEEIYWFKSFVHRGRPEPLDLHLGMFLPTLLTQATPEQQDRFFMPAWNLEIIGTYAQTEMGHGTHLRGLETTATYDPATQEFILNSPTVTSIKWWPGGLGKTSNHAIVLAQLYTQGQCKGLHAFIVPIRQLGTHEPLPGITVGDIGPKFGYDEMDNGYLKMDNFRIPRENMLMKYAQVEPDGTYVKPLSDKLTYGTMVFIRSLIVGDSARSLSRACTIAIRYSAVRHQSELKPGEPEPQILDYQTQQYKLFPLLATAYAFHFVGAYIKDTYRRVSGDINEGDLSELPELHALTAGLKAFTSWTASAGIEECRMACGGHGYSRCSGIPDIYVTFTPSCTYEGENTVMMLQTARLVEAAAKNLQAELNHRKSKEDAWNRTSVDLVRASEAHCHYVIVKLFTAKLSEISNAAVRAVMTELCLLYALYGISKNTGDFLQAGILTSAQVTQVNQHMKELLGIIRPNAVALVDSFDFHDVHLGSVLGRYDGNVYENMFEWAKKSPLNNTEVHESFHKHLKPMQAKL from the exons ATGATGAACGCGGACCTGCGGAGGGAGCGCGCCGCCGCCACCTTCCAGCCCGAGCTGCTCACCCACGTCCTGGATGGCGGCGCCGAGCGCACCCGCCGCCGCAAGGAGATCG AGGCCTTAGTTTTTAATGACCCTGACTTCCAGCACGAGGATTTGAACTTCCTATCCCGTAGCCAACGCTATGAGCAAGCCGTCAGGAAGAGCGCTCTGATGGTGATGAAGTTAAGAGAATATGGAATTGCAGACCCAGAGGAGATCTACTGGTTTAAAAG CTTTGTTCATCGTGGACGGCCTGAGCCTCTGGACCTTCATCTGGGCATGTTCCTCCCCACCCTTCTCACCCAGGCAACCCCAGAGCAGCAGGATCGCTTCTTCATGCCTGCCTGGAACCTGGAGATCATTGGCACTTATGCCCAGACTGAAATGGGCCATG GAACTCATCTTCGGGGTCTAGAAACTACAGCTACTTATGACCCTGCTACCCAGGAGTTCATCCTCAACAGCCCCACTGTGACGTCAATTAAGTGGTGGCCAGGTGGAC TTGGAAAGACGTCGAACCATGCCATTGTTCTGGCTCAGCTCTACACTCAGGGCCAGTGCAAAGGGCTGCATGCCTTCATTGTTCCCATACGGCAGCTGGGCACCCATGAACCTTTGCCAg GTATTACGGTGGGTGACATTGGGCCAAAATTTGGTTATGATGAAATGGATAATGGCTACCTGAAAATGGACAACTTCAGAATTCCTCGGGAAAACATGCTGATGAAATATGCCCAG gttgAACCAGATGGCACCTATGTGAAACCACTTAGTGACAAGCTAACCTATGGGACCATGGTGTTCATCCGATCTCTCATTGTAGGCGATTCAGCTCGCTCCCTGTCCCGGGCTTGTACCATTGCCATCCGCTATAGTGCAGTGAGACACCAGTCTGAGCTAAAGCCAGG GGAACCAGAGCCCCAGATCTTGGATTATCAGACCCAACAATACAAACTGTTTCCTCTCCTGGCAACAGCGTATGCTTTTCACTTTGTGGGAGCCTACATAAAAGACACCTATCGCCGCGTTAGTGGAGACATCAATGAAGGGGATCTGAGTGAGCTGCCAGAG CTCCATGCACTGACAGCAGGGCTGAAGGCGTTCACTTCCTGGACTGCTAGTGCTGGTATTGAGGAATGTCGGATGGCATGTGGTGGGCATGGCTACTCTCGCTGCAGTGGCATTCCTGACATCTATGTCACATTCACCCCATCCTGCACCTATGAGGGAGAAAACACAGTCATGATGCTGCAGACAGCTAG GCTTGTAGAAGCTGCAGCAAAGaatttgcaagctgaactgaaccACAGAAAGAGCAAGGAGGATGCCTGGAACAGAACTTCTGTTGATCTTGTGCGAGCATCTGAG GCACACTGTCACTATGTGATAGTGAAGCTTTTCACAGCAAAGCTGTCTGAGATCAGTAATGCAGCTGTCCGTGCTGTCATGACTGAGCTGTGTCTTCTGTATGCACTGTACGGGATCAGTAAGAACACAGGGGATTTCTTGCAG GCGGGTATTCTGACCAGTGCCCAAGTTACTCAAGTGAACCAGCATATGAAAGAGCTCTTAGGTATAATTCGTCCCAACGCAGTAGCGCTGGTAGACTCCTTTGACTTTCATGACGTTCATCTTGGATCTGTGCTTGGCCGATATGATGGCAACGTCTACGAGAACATGTTTGAGTGGGCAAAGAAATCCCCACTGAACAACACGGAG